In Rhizobium sp. ARZ01, a genomic segment contains:
- a CDS encoding NIPSNAP family protein, whose protein sequence is MITCFIRYEIDPFKKEEFSTYARNWGQSIPRNGADLIGYFGPHEGSATTAYGVYNIESLAAYEAYRARLAADPLGAENYQFAKRERFILKEDRIFLKNMSLPHAMKVAP, encoded by the coding sequence ATGATCACCTGCTTCATCCGCTACGAAATCGACCCGTTCAAGAAGGAGGAGTTTTCCACCTACGCCCGCAACTGGGGCCAGTCGATCCCTCGCAACGGTGCCGACCTGATCGGTTATTTCGGCCCGCATGAAGGTTCGGCAACGACGGCCTACGGCGTCTACAATATCGAAAGCCTCGCGGCTTACGAGGCCTATCGCGCCCGGCTCGCTGCCGATCCGCTTGGTGCGGAGAACTATCAGTTTGCCAAGCGCGAACGCTTCATCCTGAAGGAAGACCGGATCTTCCTGAAAAACATGTCCTTGCCGCATGCAATGAAGGTGGCGCCATGA
- a CDS encoding antibiotic biosynthesis monooxygenase, with protein sequence MIAVIFEVSPAIGRRDVYLNLAAGLNARLQEIDGFVSIERFESLSIPGKILSLSFWRDEKAVSAWRNSAEHRAAQEAGRSGIFAGYRLRVVSVLRDYGMVDREEAPADSRAWHEGA encoded by the coding sequence ATGATTGCCGTCATCTTCGAGGTCTCCCCTGCGATCGGCCGCCGCGACGTCTATCTCAATCTCGCCGCCGGGCTGAATGCCCGGCTGCAGGAAATCGACGGTTTCGTCTCCATCGAACGCTTCGAAAGCCTTTCAATTCCCGGCAAGATCCTGTCGCTCTCGTTCTGGCGCGACGAGAAGGCCGTCAGCGCGTGGCGAAACAGTGCCGAGCACCGGGCCGCGCAGGAAGCTGGCCGGAGCGGCATATTCGCCGGTTATCGACTGCGCGTCGTCTCGGTTCTGCGTGACTACGGCATGGTCGATCGCGAAGAGGCGCCGGCCGACAGCCGCGCCTGGCACGAGGGCGCTTGA
- the mutY gene encoding A/G-specific adenine glycosylase — protein MTDAHTKPGPTRQILAWYDRHHRDLPWRVSPAMAARGIQPDPYRVWLSEVMLQQTTVQAVKSYFDLFISKWPTVTDLAKAETEEVMKAWAGLGYYARARNLKKCAEAVAFTHGGHFPDTEGGLKALPGIGAYTAAAIAAIAFDRQAAVLDGNVERVISRFHAVDAPLPGSKPQMRALVAALTPANRPGDFAQAMMDLGATICTPKRPACALCPLNEDCRALAGDDPERFPVKAAKKDKPVRLGAAFVAIDETGAVLLRKRPGHGLLGGMTEVPNSDWTARRDGSTEPDAAPFAADWQPCGTIIHVFTHFELRLAVFRCRVGRAADGGPGWWEPQATLDGQALPTVMKKAIRQALPEVFEPKAPAREKVRTP, from the coding sequence ATGACCGACGCGCATACAAAGCCAGGCCCAACCCGACAGATCCTTGCCTGGTACGACCGGCATCATCGCGACCTTCCCTGGCGGGTCTCGCCGGCCATGGCCGCGCGTGGCATCCAGCCCGATCCCTATCGGGTGTGGCTGTCCGAGGTGATGCTGCAGCAGACCACGGTGCAGGCGGTAAAGAGCTATTTCGATCTCTTCATCTCGAAGTGGCCGACCGTGACCGATCTTGCGAAGGCGGAAACCGAAGAGGTGATGAAGGCGTGGGCGGGGCTTGGCTATTACGCGCGGGCGCGCAACCTGAAAAAATGCGCCGAGGCCGTCGCCTTTACGCACGGCGGACACTTCCCCGACACGGAAGGCGGGCTGAAGGCCCTTCCCGGCATCGGCGCCTATACGGCAGCGGCAATCGCCGCGATCGCCTTCGACCGGCAAGCCGCCGTGCTCGACGGCAATGTCGAACGGGTGATCTCCCGCTTCCATGCGGTCGACGCCCCCCTGCCCGGCTCGAAGCCGCAGATGCGCGCCCTCGTGGCCGCGTTAACGCCGGCCAACCGGCCCGGCGATTTCGCGCAAGCGATGATGGATCTCGGTGCCACGATCTGTACGCCGAAGCGCCCCGCCTGTGCGCTCTGTCCGTTGAATGAGGACTGCCGGGCGTTGGCCGGTGACGATCCTGAACGCTTTCCCGTCAAGGCGGCGAAGAAGGACAAGCCCGTCCGGCTCGGCGCGGCATTTGTTGCGATCGACGAGACGGGGGCGGTCCTTCTGCGCAAGCGGCCCGGACACGGATTGCTCGGCGGCATGACGGAAGTACCAAACAGCGACTGGACCGCCCGTCGCGACGGATCGACGGAACCGGACGCCGCTCCCTTCGCCGCCGACTGGCAACCTTGCGGCACAATCATACACGTGTTCACACATTTTGAGTTGCGACTTGCCGTCTTCCGCTGCAGGGTCGGCCGCGCCGCGGACGGGGGACCAGGATGGTGGGAGCCGCAGGCTACGCTAGACGGCCAGGCCCTGCCGACCGTCATGAAGAAGGCAATCAGGCAGGCGCTTCCCGAGGTTTTCGAGCCGAAGGCGCCTGCACGCGAAAAGGTGAGGACACCATGA
- a CDS encoding winged helix-turn-helix domain-containing protein encodes MKEGPDIAQIGALIGDPARANMLTALMGGQALTATELAGAAGITLQTASSHLAKLEAGGLVTQRKQGRHRYFALSDDEVGLLLEGLMGFAANRGFLRARPGPKDPALRKARVCYNHLAGDFGVRMLDRLVADGHVAVDGDDASLTEAGEARMAEIGIDLGALRGQRRPMCRTCLDWSERRSHLAGSLGEALLTSFIDTGWARRNGDSRAVRFTAAGERAFLDLFPPLDRG; translated from the coding sequence ATGAAAGAAGGACCTGATATCGCCCAGATCGGCGCGCTCATTGGCGACCCCGCCCGCGCCAACATGCTGACCGCCCTGATGGGCGGCCAGGCGCTGACCGCCACGGAGCTCGCGGGTGCGGCTGGCATCACGTTACAGACGGCGAGTTCGCATCTGGCCAAACTGGAGGCCGGCGGACTTGTGACCCAGCGCAAGCAGGGGCGGCACCGCTACTTCGCGCTCTCCGACGACGAGGTCGGCCTGCTGCTCGAAGGCCTGATGGGCTTTGCCGCCAATCGCGGCTTTTTGCGCGCGCGGCCCGGGCCAAAGGACCCGGCACTGCGCAAGGCAAGGGTCTGCTACAACCATCTCGCCGGCGATTTCGGCGTGCGCATGCTGGATCGTCTGGTCGCTGATGGGCACGTCGCCGTCGATGGCGACGACGCAAGCTTGACCGAAGCCGGCGAAGCACGGATGGCCGAGATCGGCATCGACCTCGGCGCGCTCCGCGGCCAGCGACGCCCCATGTGCCGAACATGCCTCGACTGGAGCGAACGGCGCTCGCATCTGGCGGGCTCGCTTGGGGAAGCACTGCTCACCTCCTTCATAGACACGGGTTGGGCAAGGAGGAACGGCGACAGCCGCGCCGTCCGTTTCACGGCGGCCGGAGAGCGGGCGTTTCTCGACCTGTTCCCACCCCTCGACCGGGGCTGA
- a CDS encoding HAD family phosphatase, whose amino-acid sequence MTSEIRHIVFDIGRVLIHYDPQIPYSRLIPDEAQRNWFFANVCTHDWNIEQDRGRKWEDAEALLIKDHPEQEELIRAFRKYWHEMVSHAYLESVAIMEGLIADGRDVTMLTNFAADTFKEARKLYPFLNRPRGVTVSGEVGLIKPDLAIYEKHAQDFALEPAHTLFIDDSDKNVEAARIAGWNAVLFTGTKKLKSDLAAHGVCI is encoded by the coding sequence ATGACTAGCGAAATCCGGCACATCGTCTTCGATATCGGGCGTGTGCTGATCCATTACGATCCGCAGATCCCCTACAGCCGGCTGATCCCCGACGAAGCGCAGCGCAACTGGTTCTTCGCCAATGTCTGCACCCACGACTGGAACATCGAGCAGGACCGCGGCCGGAAGTGGGAGGATGCCGAGGCGCTGCTGATCAAGGACCATCCGGAGCAGGAAGAACTGATCCGCGCCTTTCGTAAATACTGGCACGAGATGGTTTCGCACGCCTATCTGGAAAGCGTCGCCATCATGGAAGGCCTGATCGCCGACGGGCGCGACGTGACCATGCTGACCAACTTCGCCGCCGATACCTTCAAGGAGGCGCGCAAGCTCTATCCGTTCCTGAACCGGCCGCGCGGCGTCACGGTTTCCGGCGAGGTGGGCCTGATCAAGCCGGATCTGGCGATCTACGAGAAGCACGCGCAAGATTTTGCGCTCGAGCCTGCGCACACGCTCTTCATCGACGACAGCGACAAGAACGTCGAGGCGGCACGCATCGCAGGCTGGAACGCTGTTCTCTTCACCGGCACGAAGAAGCTGAAAAGCGATCTTGCCGCCCACGGCGTTTGCATTTGA
- a CDS encoding DsbA family protein: MSFSELSLLKRLMSGVAVAALAVTLAACSDEKKETAAAPETKPAATDSAETKPAEPAASKPADTATTTTAAPAATETAQAPAAETAPAAPAAKVEVPAADGDVDMAKVLEPGPLPEMVMGDANAPVTIVEYMSMTCPHCATFHNETLEPIKKKYIDTGKVRFILREFPFDPRAAAAFMLARCAPPEQYFPMVSMLLKQQEQWAAAENGREALLQMSKLAGFTQESFEACLTNQKLLDDVNAVRERGAKDFGITATPSFLINGQRYTGGMSVDTMSALIDSKL; the protein is encoded by the coding sequence ATGTCTTTTTCCGAATTGAGCCTTTTGAAGCGTCTGATGAGCGGCGTTGCCGTTGCCGCGCTCGCCGTTACGCTTGCCGCCTGCAGCGACGAGAAGAAGGAGACGGCTGCGGCTCCGGAGACCAAGCCGGCAGCAACCGATAGCGCCGAAACCAAGCCTGCCGAGCCGGCAGCGAGCAAGCCTGCGGACACGGCCACGACTACGACGGCTGCGCCGGCGGCGACCGAGACGGCCCAGGCTCCGGCGGCTGAGACGGCCCCGGCGGCGCCGGCTGCCAAGGTCGAGGTCCCCGCTGCCGATGGCGACGTCGACATGGCCAAGGTTCTCGAACCAGGCCCGCTGCCGGAAATGGTCATGGGCGACGCGAATGCTCCGGTCACGATCGTCGAATACATGTCGATGACCTGCCCGCATTGCGCCACCTTCCACAATGAGACGCTCGAACCGATCAAGAAGAAGTACATAGACACGGGTAAGGTCCGCTTCATTTTGCGCGAATTCCCGTTCGATCCGCGCGCTGCTGCGGCCTTCATGCTGGCGCGTTGCGCGCCGCCAGAGCAGTATTTCCCCATGGTCTCCATGCTGCTCAAGCAGCAGGAACAGTGGGCTGCAGCGGAAAATGGCCGCGAAGCACTGTTGCAGATGTCGAAACTCGCCGGTTTTACACAGGAGAGCTTTGAGGCCTGCTTGACGAACCAGAAGCTTCTCGATGATGTGAATGCGGTACGCGAGCGCGGCGCGAAGGATTTCGGTATTACGGCAACGCCGAGTTTCCTGATCAATGGTCAGCGCTATACCGGAGGTATGTCGGTTGACACCATGTCGGCCCTTATCGACAGCAAGCTCTGA
- a CDS encoding site-specific DNA-methyltransferase: MSKFLSLAEARSVRANGWLDTIIKGDCVAALDALPNQSVDVIFADPPYNLQLGGTLHRPDQSLVDAVDDEWDQFASFEAYDAFTRAWLLACRRVLKPNGTIWVIGSYHNIFRVGATLQDLNFWILNDVVWRKTNPMPNFKGRRFQNAHETMIWASRDPKAKGYTFNYDAMKAANDDVQMRSDWLFPICSGGERLKDADGKKVHPTQKPEALLARVIMASTKPGDVVLDPFFGSGTTGAVAKRLGRHFVGIEREQDYIDAALARIDAVQPLGTSALTVMTGKKAEPRVAFNTLIESGLIVPGTVLTDAKRRYSAIVRADGTLASGNDAGSIHRLGAKVQGLDACNGWTFWHYAQGNELKPIDDLRAVVRSDMAKLD, from the coding sequence ATGTCAAAATTTCTTTCGCTTGCCGAAGCCCGTTCCGTCCGCGCCAATGGCTGGCTCGACACGATCATCAAGGGCGACTGCGTCGCCGCTCTCGACGCGCTGCCGAACCAGTCGGTCGACGTCATCTTTGCCGATCCGCCCTACAACCTTCAGCTTGGCGGCACGCTGCATCGTCCGGACCAGTCGCTGGTCGACGCCGTCGATGACGAATGGGACCAGTTCGCCTCCTTCGAGGCCTACGATGCCTTCACCCGCGCCTGGTTGCTCGCCTGCCGCCGCGTGCTCAAGCCGAACGGCACCATCTGGGTGATCGGCTCCTACCACAACATCTTCCGCGTCGGCGCCACGCTGCAGGACCTCAATTTCTGGATCCTGAACGACGTCGTCTGGCGCAAGACCAACCCGATGCCGAACTTCAAGGGCCGGCGCTTCCAGAACGCGCATGAGACGATGATCTGGGCGAGCCGTGATCCGAAGGCGAAGGGATACACGTTCAACTACGATGCGATGAAGGCGGCCAACGACGACGTACAGATGCGCTCCGACTGGCTGTTTCCGATCTGCTCGGGCGGTGAGCGCCTGAAGGATGCCGACGGCAAGAAAGTCCATCCGACGCAGAAGCCGGAGGCACTGCTGGCCCGCGTCATCATGGCCTCCACCAAGCCGGGCGACGTCGTGCTCGATCCCTTCTTCGGCTCCGGCACGACGGGTGCCGTCGCCAAGCGTCTCGGCCGCCACTTCGTCGGCATCGAGCGCGAGCAGGACTATATCGACGCGGCGCTGGCGCGGATCGATGCCGTGCAGCCTCTTGGCACATCGGCGCTCACGGTCATGACCGGCAAGAAAGCCGAGCCGCGCGTCGCCTTCAACACCCTGATCGAAAGCGGCCTGATCGTGCCCGGCACGGTTCTGACGGATGCAAAGCGCCGCTACAGCGCAATCGTGCGGGCAGACGGCACGCTTGCATCCGGCAACGACGCCGGCTCCATCCATCGCCTCGGTGCAAAGGTGCAGGGACTGGATGCCTGCAACGGCTGGACCTTCTGGCACTACGCCCAGGGCAACGAGCTGAAGCCGATCGACGATCTGCGCGCCGTCGTCCGGAGCGATATGGCCAAGCTCGACTGA
- a CDS encoding DUF721 domain-containing protein: MQISEVANDLIDPVLAKRAGINTMLLGSWDEIAGSSFADCSRPEKITWPRRASEMAGEDGGYQPGVLTIACEGSRALFLSHQQGELIQRINGFFGYPAIRQVRIVQKPVSPPTRRRRAPRPLTGEAARHLEELVEGIEGDALKAALKRLGTAVLGRQGPNRR; encoded by the coding sequence ATGCAAATCAGCGAGGTCGCCAACGACCTGATCGATCCCGTGCTCGCCAAGCGTGCCGGCATCAACACGATGCTGCTCGGCTCGTGGGACGAGATCGCCGGCAGTTCCTTTGCCGATTGCAGCCGGCCTGAGAAGATCACCTGGCCGCGGCGCGCGTCCGAGATGGCGGGCGAGGATGGCGGCTACCAGCCGGGCGTTCTCACGATCGCCTGCGAGGGGTCGCGCGCGCTCTTTCTCTCCCACCAGCAGGGCGAACTGATCCAGCGCATCAACGGCTTCTTCGGCTATCCCGCAATCCGGCAGGTCAGGATCGTGCAGAAGCCTGTCTCGCCGCCGACAAGGCGCCGGCGCGCCCCGCGGCCACTGACCGGGGAGGCCGCACGCCACCTCGAAGAACTGGTGGAGGGGATCGAAGGTGATGCGCTCAAGGCTGCGCTCAAGCGCCTAGGCACCGCCGTGCTCGGCAGGCAGGGTCCGAACCGACGCTGA
- a CDS encoding HAD family hydrolase, translating to MDGFDLIIFDCDGVLVDSEIIAAEVESRLLTEAGYPIGVEEMGERFAGMTWQNILLAIEREASIPLSASLLDKSEKLLDARLASEVTVIDGVKLALSRLKRPYCICSNSASHRLDMMLSRVGLREVFAPHIYSAKDLGPDRVKPKPDIFLHGAKQFGADPARTLVIEDSVHGVSGARAAGMRVVGFTGASHTYPSHADRLTDAGAETVISRMSDLPGVIAALAEWQEAF from the coding sequence ATGGACGGTTTCGACCTCATCATCTTCGATTGCGACGGCGTTCTGGTCGATTCCGAGATCATCGCCGCCGAAGTCGAATCGCGGCTGCTGACGGAGGCGGGCTATCCGATCGGCGTCGAAGAGATGGGCGAGCGGTTTGCCGGCATGACCTGGCAGAACATCCTGCTTGCGATCGAGCGCGAGGCCTCCATCCCCCTTTCGGCTTCGCTTCTCGACAAGTCGGAGAAGCTGTTGGATGCAAGGCTCGCCAGTGAGGTGACGGTCATCGATGGCGTGAAGCTGGCGCTGTCGCGGCTGAAGCGTCCCTATTGCATCTGCTCCAACTCCGCATCACACCGCCTCGACATGATGCTGAGCCGGGTCGGCCTGCGGGAGGTCTTCGCGCCGCACATCTATTCGGCGAAGGATCTCGGTCCCGATCGGGTGAAGCCGAAGCCCGACATCTTCCTGCACGGCGCCAAGCAGTTCGGTGCTGATCCGGCGCGCACCCTCGTCATCGAGGATTCCGTGCATGGCGTCAGCGGCGCTCGCGCCGCGGGAATGCGTGTCGTCGGCTTCACCGGCGCGTCGCACACCTATCCCTCGCATGCCGACCGCCTGACGGACGCCGGTGCGGAGACGGTGATCTCGCGCATGAGCGATCTGCCGGGCGTCATCGCGGCGCTGGCGGAGTGGCAGGAAGCGTTCTGA
- the smc gene encoding chromosome segregation protein SMC, which produces MKFTKLRLLGFKSFVEPTEFVIERGLTGVVGPNGCGKSNLVEALRWVMGENSYKNMRASGMDDVIFSGSGNRPARNTAEVGLYLDNSDRTAPAAFNDSDEIQVSRRIEREQGSVYRINGKEARAKDVQLLFADASTGARSPSMVGQGRIGELIQAKPQARRQLLEEAAGISGLHSRRHEAELRLRAAETNLERLDDVTSQLESQIDSLKRQSRQANRFKMLSADIRRHEAMLLHIRWAQAKEAEGEAESQLNQATSLVAERAQTQMEAAKAQAIASLKLPELRENEAKLAAALQRLQIARSQLEEDAGRLLRRRDELARRLAQLSEDISREEAMVADNAEILERLAAEEEEIGEILGEADDRAAAAREAMDEAAERLAESERALGAITAERAEAQAVRNQLEKTIRDLSDRQARLAQQFMNLEAEISGMDERIAALPDPEQKRQDVQSAESALEEAGERLAEAEEALEAARLAEIEARGPVEAARGQVNAVETEMRTIRRMLEAGAVGGSFAPVVEDVQVDKGFETALGAALGDDLDSPVDTAAPAHWRFAGDGADDAGLPGGVVPLLSHVRAPDVLTRSLRQIGIAADEEQALALLPDLRPGQRLVTRDGAIFRWDGHVTGADAPSAAALRLAQKNRLRELEVELTDAQTALGAAQEGLERAATAIRAETQRLQMSRDAQRLAARALAEARQALDAAERASGELIRRRDVLSETKTQLEGQVEEAADSLEEARGALEDAPDVAALDLRLSAQSAKVATDRAALAESRALHDGLAREMAERRRRLTAIAAERDTWRNRAANAERHIASLREREAEAQDEAEQIAEAPEEIEERRRLLMSELTRAEQARRVAADELQEAENRQREADQVAATALSQLAESREKRGRAEERLVSARERRVDGEARIREALHCAPHEALKLAEHPVDMPLPDPRETELELDRLKIERERLGAVNLRAEEEQKELSEKLQALVTEREDIIEAIRKLRSAIQSLNREGRERLLAAFDVVNTQFQRLFTHLFGGGTAELQLIESEDPLDAGLEILARPPGKKPQTMTLLSGGEQALTAMALIFAVFLTNPAPICVLDEVDAPLDDHNVERYCNLMDEMAASTETRFVIITHNPITMARMNRLFGVTMAEQGVSQLVSVDLQTAEQLREAV; this is translated from the coding sequence ATGAAATTCACCAAGCTCCGTCTCCTCGGCTTCAAGTCGTTTGTCGAGCCGACCGAATTCGTCATCGAGCGCGGCCTGACAGGGGTCGTCGGCCCGAACGGTTGCGGCAAGTCGAACCTTGTCGAGGCGCTGCGCTGGGTGATGGGGGAAAACTCCTACAAGAACATGCGCGCGTCCGGCATGGACGACGTGATCTTCTCCGGTTCTGGCAACCGGCCTGCGCGCAACACCGCGGAAGTTGGCCTCTATCTCGACAATTCCGACCGCACCGCGCCGGCTGCCTTCAATGACAGCGACGAGATCCAGGTGAGCCGCCGCATCGAGCGCGAACAGGGCTCCGTCTACCGCATCAACGGTAAGGAAGCGCGCGCCAAGGACGTGCAGCTTCTCTTCGCCGACGCCTCGACCGGCGCGCGCTCGCCCTCGATGGTCGGGCAGGGGCGGATCGGCGAACTGATCCAGGCGAAGCCCCAGGCGCGCCGTCAACTACTCGAAGAGGCGGCCGGCATTTCCGGCCTGCATTCGCGCCGCCACGAGGCCGAGCTTCGGCTGCGCGCCGCCGAGACCAACCTTGAACGTCTCGATGACGTCACCTCGCAGCTCGAAAGCCAGATCGACAGCCTCAAGCGACAGTCGCGGCAGGCGAACCGCTTCAAGATGCTGTCTGCCGATATCCGCCGACACGAGGCGATGCTGCTGCACATCCGCTGGGCCCAGGCCAAGGAGGCCGAGGGCGAGGCGGAAAGCCAGTTGAACCAGGCGACCTCGCTCGTCGCCGAACGGGCGCAGACGCAGATGGAAGCTGCGAAGGCGCAAGCTATCGCCAGTCTGAAGCTGCCGGAACTGCGCGAGAACGAGGCGAAGCTCGCGGCAGCCTTGCAGCGCCTGCAGATTGCCCGTTCGCAGCTGGAAGAGGATGCCGGCCGGCTGCTACGCCGCCGCGACGAACTGGCCCGACGGCTTGCCCAGCTCTCCGAGGACATTTCCCGCGAAGAGGCGATGGTCGCCGACAACGCCGAAATCCTGGAACGGCTGGCTGCCGAGGAAGAAGAGATCGGCGAAATTCTCGGGGAAGCGGACGACCGTGCCGCCGCCGCGCGCGAAGCGATGGACGAAGCCGCCGAGCGCCTCGCGGAGAGTGAACGTGCACTTGGCGCCATCACCGCCGAGCGTGCCGAAGCGCAGGCCGTGCGCAATCAGCTCGAAAAGACGATTCGCGATCTTTCCGATCGCCAGGCGCGCCTTGCCCAGCAGTTCATGAACCTCGAGGCCGAAATCTCTGGTATGGACGAGCGCATCGCTGCCCTGCCGGACCCGGAGCAGAAGCGCCAGGACGTGCAATCCGCCGAAAGCGCGCTGGAAGAGGCAGGCGAACGGCTGGCCGAAGCGGAAGAGGCGCTGGAGGCCGCACGGCTTGCAGAGATCGAGGCGCGCGGTCCGGTCGAGGCGGCGCGCGGCCAGGTCAACGCCGTCGAGACGGAAATGCGCACCATCCGCCGCATGCTGGAGGCGGGCGCCGTGGGCGGCTCGTTTGCTCCTGTTGTCGAGGACGTGCAGGTCGACAAGGGCTTTGAGACCGCGCTCGGAGCGGCCCTTGGCGACGATCTGGATTCGCCAGTCGATACGGCAGCACCGGCGCATTGGCGCTTTGCGGGAGACGGTGCCGACGACGCCGGCTTGCCGGGTGGCGTCGTGCCGCTGCTGTCCCACGTGCGCGCGCCTGACGTGCTCACTCGCAGCCTGCGCCAAATCGGCATCGCCGCCGACGAGGAACAGGCGCTTGCGCTCCTGCCCGATTTACGGCCCGGCCAGCGTCTCGTCACCCGCGACGGCGCGATTTTCCGTTGGGACGGCCATGTGACCGGCGCGGATGCCCCGAGTGCTGCCGCCTTGCGACTGGCGCAGAAGAACCGTCTTCGCGAGCTGGAGGTGGAACTGACCGATGCACAGACGGCACTTGGCGCGGCGCAGGAAGGTCTGGAGCGGGCCGCAACCGCCATTCGCGCCGAGACGCAACGGCTGCAGATGTCGCGCGACGCCCAACGGCTTGCCGCCCGCGCGCTTGCCGAGGCACGCCAAGCTTTGGATGCCGCCGAGCGGGCATCGGGCGAGCTGATCCGCCGCCGCGATGTTCTCTCCGAGACGAAGACGCAACTTGAAGGACAGGTGGAAGAGGCGGCGGATTCGCTCGAGGAGGCGCGCGGCGCGCTCGAGGATGCGCCCGATGTCGCAGCACTCGACTTGCGGCTTTCGGCACAGTCCGCCAAGGTCGCGACCGATCGCGCGGCCCTAGCCGAATCGCGTGCGCTCCATGACGGCCTCGCGCGCGAGATGGCCGAGCGCCGGCGCCGGCTGACGGCGATTGCTGCCGAACGCGACACCTGGCGCAACCGTGCCGCCAATGCAGAGCGCCACATCGCTTCGCTGCGTGAACGCGAGGCGGAAGCGCAGGACGAGGCGGAGCAGATCGCCGAAGCGCCGGAGGAGATCGAGGAGAGGCGGCGCTTGCTGATGAGCGAGCTGACCCGGGCCGAACAGGCCCGCCGCGTTGCCGCCGACGAACTGCAGGAGGCGGAAAACCGCCAGCGCGAAGCGGACCAGGTTGCCGCGACTGCACTGTCGCAGCTGGCCGAGTCACGCGAGAAGCGCGGCCGTGCCGAGGAGCGCCTTGTCTCCGCCCGCGAACGCCGCGTCGACGGCGAAGCGCGCATCCGCGAAGCGTTGCATTGCGCCCCGCATGAGGCGCTGAAGCTTGCCGAGCACCCTGTCGATATGCCTTTGCCCGATCCGCGCGAAACGGAGCTGGAATTGGACCGGCTGAAGATCGAACGCGAGCGGCTGGGTGCGGTGAACCTGCGCGCCGAGGAGGAGCAGAAGGAGCTTTCGGAGAAGCTGCAGGCGCTCGTCACCGAGCGCGAGGACATCATCGAGGCGATCCGCAAGCTGCGCTCGGCGATCCAGAGCCTGAACCGCGAAGGCCGCGAGCGACTGCTCGCCGCCTTCGACGTGGTCAACACTCAGTTTCAGCGGCTCTTCACCCACCTCTTCGGCGGAGGCACGGCGGAATTGCAGCTGATCGAGAGCGAGGACCCGCTCGACGCCGGCCTCGAAATCCTCGCCCGGCCGCCGGGCAAGAAGCCGCAGACGATGACGCTCCTTTCGGGCGGCGAGCAGGCGTTGACGGCGATGGCGCTGATCTTTGCCGTCTTCCTCACCAATCCCGCGCCGATCTGCGTGCTGGACGAGGTCGATGCGCCGCTCGACGACCACAATGTCGAGCGCTACTGCAACCTGATGGACGAAATGGCCGCTTCCACCGAGACCCGCTTCGTCATCATCACCCACAACCCGATCACCATGGCCCGCATGAACCGCCTGTTCGGCGTCACCATGGCCGAGCAGGGCGTCTCCCAGCTCGTCTCCGTCGACCTGCAGACCGCCGAGCAATTGCGCGAAGCCGTCTGA